A single window of Nostoc sp. C052 DNA harbors:
- a CDS encoding plasmid replication protein, CyRepA1 family, which produces MRIIESDSHAKHQQEWLNSGVDEEIIALNVRSLYGTTPYEYLLYSPKISRRNDGRLRDRDLKKYQHIELGGWWCSGVDPLNNYISMMWGCFKPDHPRRDRQKIHKFIKYEHPYREETRAFFLLVPNRIWVKVSNRSGIPITEEDLQHPGGFWHWVWKHNVPVTIVEGVKKAGALLTAGYTAIAIPGVNAGYRTPHDEYGTAIGKPFLIPDLKHFATQGRQVNICFDQDNKPETLQRVRTAISRMGRLLVNEGCSLRVIDLPLGAEKGVDDFIYALGKEAFDALYNTAVALELWEIKLFTLLTYPPVIALNQRFLGQLLVPEGEKLIILKAPKGTGKTEWLATEVAKAHDQERRVLIITHRIQLGEALCNRFGVNYVTEVHTSETGTLLGYGVCVDSLHHESQARFNPNDWANDVIIIDECDQVFWHLLNSGTEVQKRRVSVLKNLKQLVQNVLGSSQGKIYLSSADVSDTDVKYVLSLAGEYRVNPFVIVNNYRHVAGNCYNYSGSNPKNLIAALDKAIAKGGHHLLCCSAQKAKSKWGTQALEERFHRKFPHLRILRIDSESVADPSHAAFGCIAHLNEILTQYDLVIASPSLETGVSIDIRGHFSAVWGIFQGVQPVNSVRQMLARVRETVDRHIWVREWGMSVVGNGSTTIGGLLRSQHVATQANIALLSAADNDDYSFVDQNFQPESLQTWGKRGSVINVEMRRYRESVLAGLLEDGYTVIDADDADDDESGAVIESVKVASVELYAAECKAIADSPTISDAELKKLQDTRAKTKTERHQQRKAELSRRYEIDVTPDLVEKDDDGWYPQLRMHYYLTLGREFLTNRDTKRAKAQLELGENSIWKPDFNKGQLLPAVLLLENLNLLQFLTPDVQLRGSDEKMVEFKALAVKHRHVIKNYLNVSISEKLTSIAIAQKLLAKIDLKLDYIGRLGKRENRECVYQFVAPDDQRNSIFGQWLNRDELFLSESVSVTNNISTTTPVTDTTSLSISHNTEVVSGTNNIVFATPLSDTALHTPENITILGWKGLKLKLQQGLDSAGRFYTELVSQVGSAVGVADGEPYWNGYLGQWQIAVNFASGCKSVLCDWLIVV; this is translated from the coding sequence GTGCGTTCACTCTACGGCACAACACCTTACGAATATCTGCTCTACAGTCCCAAAATCTCCCGTCGTAACGATGGGCGGCTCAGAGACAGGGACTTGAAGAAATACCAGCACATTGAATTAGGCGGCTGGTGGTGCAGTGGTGTTGACCCGCTCAACAACTACATCAGTATGATGTGGGGCTGTTTCAAACCTGACCATCCCCGAAGAGATCGCCAAAAAATCCACAAGTTTATCAAATACGAGCATCCTTACAGGGAAGAAACACGCGCTTTCTTCCTTTTAGTACCAAATCGCATCTGGGTGAAAGTCTCCAATCGTAGCGGCATCCCCATCACAGAAGAAGACTTACAGCATCCTGGTGGTTTCTGGCACTGGGTTTGGAAGCATAATGTACCAGTGACAATCGTGGAAGGTGTCAAAAAAGCGGGGGCGTTACTAACTGCTGGTTATACTGCGATCGCAATTCCTGGGGTTAACGCTGGATACCGCACACCCCATGATGAGTACGGTACTGCCATCGGTAAGCCATTCCTCATCCCCGACTTGAAACATTTTGCAACACAGGGGAGACAGGTTAATATTTGCTTTGACCAGGACAATAAACCCGAAACTTTACAGCGAGTCAGAACCGCTATCAGTCGCATGGGACGGCTGCTGGTAAATGAAGGCTGTTCGCTGCGGGTGATTGATTTACCATTAGGTGCAGAGAAAGGGGTTGATGATTTTATCTATGCCTTGGGGAAGGAAGCCTTTGACGCACTCTACAACACAGCCGTTGCACTGGAATTGTGGGAAATCAAGCTGTTTACGCTGCTGACTTATCCTCCAGTGATCGCTCTCAACCAAAGATTCCTCGGACAGCTTCTTGTACCTGAAGGTGAAAAACTCATCATTCTCAAAGCCCCCAAGGGAACCGGTAAAACCGAATGGCTGGCAACTGAGGTGGCAAAAGCACACGACCAAGAGAGACGGGTATTAATCATTACCCATCGCATCCAGCTAGGTGAGGCGTTGTGTAATCGCTTTGGTGTTAACTATGTTACTGAAGTCCATACCTCAGAAACAGGCACATTATTAGGATACGGGGTGTGCGTTGATTCACTACATCACGAAAGCCAGGCGCGATTCAATCCCAATGACTGGGCGAATGATGTCATTATTATTGATGAGTGTGACCAAGTATTCTGGCATTTGCTCAACTCTGGTACGGAAGTGCAAAAACGTCGGGTGTCCGTTCTCAAAAATCTCAAACAACTGGTACAGAACGTTTTGGGCAGCAGCCAGGGAAAGATTTATCTCTCAAGCGCTGATGTTTCTGACACTGATGTAAAGTATGTTTTATCACTCGCTGGGGAATATCGAGTTAACCCGTTCGTCATCGTCAACAATTATCGCCACGTAGCTGGAAACTGTTACAACTATTCTGGCAGTAATCCGAAGAATTTGATTGCAGCATTGGACAAAGCCATTGCCAAAGGTGGGCATCATCTATTATGCTGCTCTGCTCAAAAAGCCAAGTCCAAATGGGGAACGCAAGCTTTGGAAGAACGCTTTCACCGCAAATTCCCACATCTGCGAATCCTGAGAATTGACAGCGAATCTGTTGCTGATCCATCTCATGCGGCTTTTGGTTGTATCGCTCACCTGAACGAAATTCTCACCCAATACGATTTGGTTATCGCCTCTCCAAGTTTAGAAACTGGCGTATCCATCGACATTCGAGGACATTTCAGTGCTGTTTGGGGAATATTTCAGGGAGTGCAGCCGGTTAACTCCGTGCGTCAGATGTTGGCAAGGGTTAGGGAAACTGTTGACCGCCACATTTGGGTGAGAGAATGGGGGATGTCGGTTGTGGGCAATGGTTCCACAACGATAGGAGGATTGCTCAGAAGTCAGCACGTCGCAACACAAGCGAACATTGCGCTGTTGTCGGCGGCGGATAATGACGATTACAGCTTTGTTGACCAGAACTTCCAGCCCGAATCTTTGCAGACTTGGGGTAAGCGTGGTTCTGTGATTAACGTCGAAATGCGGCGCTATCGAGAGTCTGTGCTTGCGGGTTTGCTCGAAGATGGGTACACCGTTATTGATGCCGACGATGCTGATGATGATGAGAGTGGGGCAGTAATCGAGTCGGTTAAAGTGGCATCTGTTGAATTGTATGCTGCGGAGTGTAAAGCGATCGCGGATTCTCCAACCATCTCTGATGCCGAACTCAAAAAGCTGCAAGACACAAGAGCGAAAACGAAAACCGAACGACATCAGCAACGCAAGGCGGAATTATCCCGTCGCTACGAAATTGACGTGACCCCTGATTTGGTCGAGAAAGATGACGATGGGTGGTATCCTCAACTGCGGATGCATTACTATTTGACGCTGGGGCGAGAATTTCTGACTAACCGTGATACTAAACGAGCTAAGGCGCAGTTGGAATTAGGGGAGAATTCGATTTGGAAACCAGATTTTAACAAAGGGCAGTTATTACCTGCTGTGTTGTTACTCGAAAATCTCAATCTGTTGCAGTTTCTTACACCAGATGTTCAGCTACGTGGCAGTGACGAGAAGATGGTGGAGTTTAAAGCCCTGGCTGTAAAGCATCGGCACGTTATCAAGAATTACTTGAATGTCAGTATCTCAGAAAAACTTACTTCCATAGCGATCGCTCAGAAATTACTTGCCAAGATTGATTTGAAGTTGGATTATATTGGTCGGTTGGGTAAGCGTGAAAACCGGGAGTGCGTTTATCAGTTTGTTGCCCCTGATGATCAGCGCAATTCAATTTTTGGGCAGTGGTTAAATCGAGATGAATTATTTCTTAGTGAGTCGGTGTCAGTCACGAATAATATAAGTACAACTACACCAGTAACTGACACAACATCACTATCCATATCCCACAATACTGAAGTGGTGTCAGGCACTAATAATATAGTCTTTGCAACACCACTCAGTGACACAGCACTACATACCCCAGAAAATATTACGATTCTTGGATGGAAGGGGCTAAAGCTGAAATTGCAGCAAGGTTTGGACAGCGCTGGTCGGTTTTACACAGAGCTTGTCTCCCAAGTTGGCTCGGCTGTCGGTGTTGCTGATGGTGAGCCTTACTGGAATGGGTATTTGGGGCAATGGCAGATTGCTGTTAACTTTGCTTCGGGGTGTAAGTCTGTACTGTGCGATTGGTTGATAGTGGTTTAA
- a CDS encoding NAD(P)-dependent oxidoreductase, whose product MKLVIFGPTGMIGSRIVDEALSRAHQVTAITRDPSRFSISHQNLTIIAGNALDPTSVVDVVKGHDAVLSAIGTSGSSVEVIADAARSLIEGLSQVGIRRLVVVGGAGVLEVEPGVEFVDSPNFFEEYRPLGLVHRQAYNLYKTSDLDWTFVCPAAEIAPGERTGKFQVGADRLLTNEKGESRISAEDFAIAFVNEVETPQYIHHRLTVAY is encoded by the coding sequence GTGAAACTGGTAATATTTGGTCCAACTGGCATGATCGGAAGTCGGATTGTTGATGAAGCATTGTCACGGGCACATCAGGTAACTGCCATTACCAGAGATCCATCCCGATTTTCTATTTCCCATCAAAACCTGACGATTATTGCTGGTAATGCCCTCGATCCTACCAGCGTCGTTGATGTTGTTAAAGGTCATGATGCAGTGCTGAGTGCGATCGGGACGAGTGGTTCTTCAGTAGAAGTGATTGCAGACGCGGCTCGTTCTCTGATTGAGGGTTTATCACAGGTTGGAATTCGTCGCTTAGTTGTTGTCGGTGGGGCAGGTGTTCTTGAGGTTGAACCAGGGGTTGAATTTGTCGATAGCCCCAATTTTTTTGAGGAGTACCGCCCTCTGGGCCTTGTTCATCGCCAGGCATATAATCTCTACAAAACTTCCGATTTAGATTGGACGTTTGTCTGTCCAGCGGCTGAGATTGCACCAGGGGAACGAACTGGCAAATTTCAAGTTGGGGCTGACCGCTTGCTGACCAACGAAAAGGGTGAAAGCCGAATTTCGGCTGAGGATTTTGCGATCGCCTTCGTCAATGAAGTTGAAACCCCCCAATATATCCATCACCGTTTAACAGTTGCCTACTAA
- a CDS encoding IS4 family transposase, with protein sequence MTLRVQILKDKFSQSLGLPFKELLPSSVIEQALSELKIRYYRRLFDPIVTLWAFLSQVLDPDKSCHNAVSKAIAYLAEQGVEIPSSDTSAYCQARSRLPEKFLENLFSQVGKSLEEKVEIEHLWCGRNVKVIDGSTVSMPDTLDNQSCYPQPSTQASGCGFPIAKIGVIFSLATGAAIALCIDILNTHDIKLARNLYQFLNPLDILLGDRAFCAYADLVSIKNRNCDAVFRKHQARKTTMRKGKIIGSSDKLVTWQKPKKCPKGLSKDEFNALPSTITVREIYYYIVVPGFRTEQVSLITTLLDTTAYSTLDIVGLYGQRWDVELDLRHLKTTLGMDILRCKTPSMVRKEIYVYLLAYNLLRGLMWSAGTTYTTSPLRLSLQGTRHHLNNFIPELLAATSTKRLKIYRTLLKVIAHKAVPDRPARNEPRVRKRRPKAYPLMTKPRYELRKQLQTA encoded by the coding sequence GTGACACTACGAGTACAAATCCTCAAGGATAAATTTAGCCAGAGTTTGGGGCTACCTTTCAAAGAACTGTTACCATCATCTGTAATTGAACAAGCACTCTCGGAGCTAAAAATTAGATACTATAGGCGATTATTTGATCCAATAGTAACGCTTTGGGCGTTTTTATCTCAAGTTTTAGATCCTGATAAAAGTTGTCATAATGCAGTGAGCAAAGCCATTGCTTATTTGGCAGAACAAGGTGTAGAAATTCCATCATCTGACACGAGTGCTTATTGTCAAGCTAGGTCTAGATTACCAGAAAAGTTTTTAGAAAACCTTTTTAGTCAGGTTGGGAAAAGCTTAGAAGAAAAGGTAGAAATAGAGCATTTATGGTGTGGAAGAAATGTGAAAGTAATCGATGGGTCTACGGTATCGATGCCAGACACTCTAGATAACCAATCATGCTACCCTCAACCCTCTACTCAAGCATCTGGATGTGGATTCCCAATTGCGAAAATCGGTGTGATATTCAGTTTAGCGACTGGAGCCGCTATTGCACTGTGCATAGATATTCTGAACACGCATGATATTAAATTAGCTAGAAATTTATATCAATTTCTTAATCCATTGGATATCCTTTTAGGGGATAGAGCATTTTGTGCTTATGCTGATTTGGTTTCTATTAAAAATAGAAATTGTGATGCAGTTTTTCGGAAACACCAAGCTCGAAAAACCACGATGCGAAAAGGTAAAATAATTGGCTCAAGTGACAAGTTAGTAACTTGGCAGAAACCTAAAAAATGCCCAAAGGGATTGAGTAAAGATGAATTTAATGCTTTACCTTCAACCATAACTGTACGAGAGATATATTATTATATTGTTGTTCCTGGCTTTCGCACTGAACAAGTTAGCTTAATTACTACTCTCTTAGACACAACAGCTTATTCTACTCTAGATATTGTTGGGCTTTATGGTCAACGTTGGGACGTTGAACTAGATTTAAGGCATCTTAAAACTACTCTGGGAATGGATATTTTGCGCTGTAAAACTCCCTCAATGGTACGTAAAGAAATTTACGTTTATTTGCTAGCTTACAATCTACTTCGTGGTTTGATGTGGTCGGCAGGTACTACTTACACGACTTCTCCGTTACGCCTGTCACTGCAAGGTACTCGCCATCATTTAAATAACTTTATTCCCGAATTATTAGCCGCAACTTCAACAAAACGTCTTAAAATTTATCGTACTTTACTCAAAGTTATCGCTCACAAGGCTGTTCCTGACCGTCCTGCTAGAAACGAACCACGAGTCCGTAAACGTCGCCCAAAAGCTTACCCCTTAATGACGAAACCCCGGTATGAATTAAGAAAGCAGTTGCAAACCGCTTAA
- a CDS encoding ester cyclase — MSTEQRLEQNKRFIRNHFEEFVNRKNSAVAYQNFATDFVDHDEPDGESVGPEPAKRMMENVYIKYPDIHVTVEDAIAEGDKVMVRNVWRGTDSSTGKKIEFKGFVLWKLSDGKIVERWATITPPTETD, encoded by the coding sequence ATGTCTACAGAACAAAGGTTAGAACAAAATAAGAGATTCATCCGCAATCATTTTGAGGAATTTGTGAACCGCAAAAACTCTGCTGTTGCGTACCAGAATTTTGCAACTGATTTTGTAGACCACGATGAACCAGATGGAGAATCGGTCGGTCCCGAACCTGCTAAACGGATGATGGAAAATGTCTACATTAAGTATCCCGATATACATGTGACAGTGGAGGATGCCATTGCTGAAGGCGACAAAGTTATGGTCAGGAACGTTTGGCGTGGAACCGATTCTTCTACGGGCAAGAAGATTGAATTCAAAGGTTTTGTGCTTTGGAAACTGTCAGACGGTAAAATTGTCGAGCGCTGGGCAACAATTACACCACCAACCGAAACTGATTAG
- a CDS encoding RidA family protein — translation MSRQFISSGSIFEQEIGYSRAVIDGDWVFVSGTTGFDYSSMTISDDVVKQTEQCFKNINAALTEAGLVMQDIVRVRYILPIREDFEQSWPVIRRYLGDVRPAATMIVAGLSDPRMRIEIEVTAKKTRG, via the coding sequence ATGAGTCGTCAATTCATATCTTCGGGTTCTATCTTTGAGCAAGAAATTGGTTATTCTAGAGCCGTTATTGATGGAGACTGGGTTTTTGTTTCTGGGACCACAGGTTTTGATTACAGTTCGATGACCATATCTGATGATGTTGTAAAACAAACAGAGCAGTGTTTTAAAAATATTAATGCTGCACTAACAGAGGCAGGACTGGTAATGCAGGATATAGTGCGAGTTCGTTACATTTTACCCATTCGAGAAGACTTTGAACAAAGCTGGCCAGTAATTCGTAGATATTTAGGAGATGTCAGACCGGCAGCAACAATGATTGTTGCAGGGCTTTCAGATCCGAGAATGCGGATTGAGATAGAGGTGACAGCAAAAAAAACTAGGGGCTAG